A genomic window from Clostridium aceticum includes:
- the uxuA gene encoding mannonate dehydratase, whose protein sequence is MEMAFRWYGMTDSISLEFIGQIPGMKGIVTAIYDIPVGEVWPLDKILELKSSVEKSGLHISVIESVPVHEDIKLGRPTKDKYIENYKETIKNLGETGIKVVCYNFMPVFDWTRSDLAYQLADGSTTLIYNQDTVNKMDPLSGDLALPGWDASYTKNQMETLIKEYKELGEEKLWENLEYFIKNIIPVAETSGVKMAIHPDDPPWSIFGLPRIITCKENLKRFLALYDSSYHGITFCTGSLGCTETNDLVDMIKYFSGEKKRIHFAHLRNVKWHGNRSFYESAHPSEYGSLDMYKILKALLDAGFDGSYRSDHGRMIWKETGKPGYGLYDRALGAVYIHGLIEAITKSK, encoded by the coding sequence ATGGAGATGGCTTTTAGGTGGTATGGAATGACTGACTCTATATCACTAGAATTTATTGGTCAAATACCCGGAATGAAGGGAATCGTTACAGCGATTTATGATATACCTGTGGGTGAGGTTTGGCCGCTAGATAAAATACTAGAGTTAAAATCAAGTGTTGAGAAAAGTGGACTACATATTTCTGTTATTGAGAGTGTTCCGGTGCACGAGGATATAAAGCTTGGGCGACCTACAAAAGATAAATATATAGAAAACTATAAGGAAACTATAAAAAATTTAGGTGAGACCGGAATAAAAGTTGTCTGTTATAATTTTATGCCTGTTTTTGATTGGACTAGATCTGACTTAGCTTATCAACTTGCTGATGGATCAACAACACTTATTTATAATCAAGATACAGTCAATAAAATGGATCCTTTATCAGGAGATTTAGCGCTTCCTGGTTGGGACGCATCCTATACTAAAAATCAAATGGAAACCCTTATTAAAGAATATAAAGAATTAGGTGAAGAGAAGCTTTGGGAAAATCTTGAGTATTTTATAAAAAATATCATACCGGTAGCGGAAACTTCTGGTGTTAAAATGGCTATTCATCCAGATGATCCACCTTGGTCAATCTTCGGGCTCCCAAGAATTATAACTTGCAAAGAAAATCTTAAAAGGTTTCTTGCGCTTTATGATAGCAGCTACCATGGGATTACTTTTTGCACAGGATCATTAGGTTGTACGGAAACAAATGATTTGGTAGACATGATAAAATACTTTTCAGGAGAAAAGAAAAGAATACATTTTGCACATTTGAGAAATGTAAAATGGCATGGAAATAGAAGTTTTTATGAATCTGCTCATCCATCTGAATACGGATCATTAGATATGTATAAAATTTTAAAAGCCTTACTAGATGCAGGTTTTGATGGGTCATATCGTTCTGATCATGGTAGAATGATTTGGAAGGAAACGGGAAAGCCAGGTTACGGTTTATATGATAGGGCACTAGGAGCAGTTTATATTCATGGACTTATTGAGGCTATAACCAAGTCAAAATAA